A genomic segment from Hyalangium gracile encodes:
- a CDS encoding carboxymuconolactone decarboxylase family protein — MASLEVVRGELADAHKDTRLNLQAVLEGGSLTPEQRWGVAVACAFAARNERLKEAILNEAKKALTNPEPVIEDARAAASLMGMNNVYYRFRHMVGKESYSTKRPGLRMNRLAQVLTNKVDFELVCLAVSAINGCEMCVQSHEKVVIEGGLSEDQVHDAVRIASVIHAAAVGLES; from the coding sequence ATGGCCTCGCTCGAAGTCGTCCGCGGTGAGCTGGCGGACGCCCACAAGGACACCCGCCTCAACCTCCAGGCAGTGCTGGAGGGCGGCAGCCTCACCCCCGAGCAGCGCTGGGGCGTGGCCGTCGCGTGCGCCTTCGCCGCCCGGAACGAGCGGCTGAAGGAGGCCATCCTCAACGAGGCGAAGAAGGCCCTGACCAACCCCGAGCCGGTCATCGAGGACGCGCGCGCCGCGGCGTCCCTGATGGGGATGAACAACGTCTACTACCGGTTCCGCCACATGGTCGGGAAGGAGAGCTACTCGACCAAGCGGCCGGGGCTGCGGATGAACCGGCTGGCGCAGGTGCTGACGAACAAGGTGGACTTCGAGCTGGTCTGCCTCGCGGTCAGCGCCATCAATGGCTGCGAGATGTGCGTGCAGTCCCACGAGAAGGTCGTCATCGAGGGCGGCCTCTCGGAGGACCAGGTGCACGACGCGGTGCGCATCGCGTCGGTCATCCACGCGGCGGCGGTGGGCCTGGAGTCGTAA
- a CDS encoding peroxiredoxin, whose amino-acid sequence MLTVGDKLPNFSVKATVSLEKGKEFTTINQDSYKGKWIILFAWPKDFTFICPTEIAEFGKKNKDFGDRDAVVLGLSTDSEFVHHAWRTHHPDLKNLPFPMLADMKHELCNALGILHKQEGVALRATFIIDPTGIIRHVSVNDLSVGRNVSEVLRTLDAFQTDELCPCNWQKGEETLTKKLAKAG is encoded by the coding sequence ATGCTGACCGTTGGCGACAAGCTTCCCAACTTTTCCGTGAAGGCCACCGTGAGCCTGGAGAAGGGCAAGGAGTTCACGACCATCAACCAGGATTCGTACAAGGGGAAGTGGATCATCCTGTTTGCGTGGCCCAAGGACTTCACCTTCATCTGCCCGACGGAGATCGCGGAGTTCGGGAAGAAGAACAAGGACTTCGGTGACCGCGACGCGGTGGTCCTGGGCCTGAGCACCGACAGCGAGTTCGTGCACCACGCGTGGCGCACGCACCACCCGGACCTGAAGAACCTGCCCTTCCCGATGCTGGCGGACATGAAGCACGAGCTGTGCAACGCGCTGGGCATCCTGCACAAGCAGGAGGGCGTGGCTCTGCGCGCCACCTTCATCATCGACCCGACGGGCATCATCCGCCACGTGTCGGTGAACGATCTGTCGGTGGGCCGCAACGTGTCCGAGGTGCTGCGCACGCTGGACGCGTTCCAGACGGACGAGCTGTGCCCGTGCAACTGGCAGAAGGGTGAGGAGACGCTCACCAAGAAGCTGGCGAAGGCGGGGTAA
- a CDS encoding sigma 54-interacting transcriptional regulator, which yields MADEIVAAGPSLAKEARDLVELAGTEEAVSELLRRGLDWLTRITRFDLATLFLLRDERLVAVAARGPLANAKVRGHVLNLANFPMVRQALETRRARAFTEEDHTGEGDPFDGVLDLPPGHSCMVVPLCAGDRRYGVLTLDRAECETYPQSVVDLVEVYGQLLATALQNAEQKAAFERLHRQDHEHAKLLESQLGGDSEGILETSLSPVMRDLARRARQVAETDTPVLLLGETGTGKERLSRAIHRWSARADQPFVTINCAAIPAGLLESELFGHVKGAFTGATKDRAGRFQMASGGTLLLDEVGELPVELQAKLLRALQEKTFEPVGSDRTVRADVRLLAATHVDLQQAIAQKRFREDLYYRLSVFPLRLPPLRERLEDLPQLCAFLLEEQSRRTGRRGMRVTPEGLQRLEAYGWPGNLRELANVLERATILSPGVELGADAFDLPARAQAEQPRVHAPVAKREAVLTLEAVQREHILRVLTLTKGRIYGPGGAAQLLGLKPSTLQSRMKKLRIARQEHFTIEGPT from the coding sequence ATGGCGGACGAAATCGTGGCGGCCGGCCCGTCGCTGGCCAAGGAAGCAAGGGATCTGGTCGAGCTGGCGGGCACGGAAGAGGCCGTGTCGGAGCTGCTACGCCGTGGGTTGGACTGGCTCACTCGCATCACCCGGTTCGACCTGGCCACGCTCTTCCTGTTGCGGGACGAGCGGCTGGTGGCCGTGGCGGCGCGCGGCCCGCTGGCCAACGCCAAGGTGCGCGGGCATGTGTTGAACCTCGCGAACTTCCCCATGGTGCGCCAGGCGCTGGAGACGCGGCGGGCGCGCGCCTTCACGGAGGAGGACCACACCGGCGAGGGCGATCCTTTCGATGGCGTGCTGGATCTACCGCCAGGGCACTCGTGCATGGTGGTGCCGCTGTGCGCGGGCGATCGCCGCTATGGCGTGCTGACGCTGGATCGCGCCGAGTGCGAGACGTATCCGCAGTCCGTGGTGGATCTGGTGGAGGTGTACGGGCAGCTGCTGGCCACCGCGCTGCAGAACGCGGAGCAGAAGGCCGCCTTCGAGCGGCTGCACCGGCAGGACCACGAGCACGCCAAGCTCCTGGAGTCGCAGCTCGGCGGGGACTCGGAGGGCATCCTCGAGACGAGCCTGAGCCCCGTCATGAGGGATCTGGCGCGGCGGGCGCGGCAGGTGGCGGAGACGGACACGCCGGTGCTGCTGCTGGGCGAGACGGGCACCGGCAAGGAGCGCCTGTCGCGAGCCATCCACCGCTGGAGCGCGCGGGCGGACCAGCCCTTCGTCACCATCAACTGCGCGGCCATCCCCGCCGGGCTGTTGGAGAGTGAGCTGTTCGGCCACGTGAAGGGCGCCTTCACCGGAGCCACCAAGGATCGCGCCGGTCGCTTCCAGATGGCGAGCGGCGGCACGCTGCTGCTGGACGAGGTGGGGGAGCTGCCGGTGGAGCTGCAGGCCAAGCTCCTGCGCGCGCTGCAGGAGAAGACGTTCGAGCCCGTGGGCAGCGACCGCACGGTGCGCGCGGACGTGCGGCTGCTGGCGGCCACGCACGTGGACCTGCAGCAGGCCATCGCGCAGAAGCGCTTCCGAGAGGACCTCTACTATCGGCTGAGTGTCTTCCCGCTGCGCCTGCCGCCGCTGCGCGAGCGGCTCGAGGATCTGCCTCAGCTCTGCGCCTTCCTGCTCGAGGAGCAGTCGCGGCGCACGGGGCGGCGAGGCATGCGCGTGACGCCCGAGGGACTGCAGCGGCTCGAGGCATATGGCTGGCCCGGCAACCTGCGTGAGCTGGCCAACGTGCTCGAGCGCGCCACCATCCTCTCGCCCGGCGTGGAGCTGGGCGCGGATGCGTTCGATCTGCCCGCACGCGCTCAGGCCGAGCAGCCTCGCGTGCACGCGCCCGTCGCGAAGCGCGAGGCCGTGCTCACGCTCGAGGCGGTGCAGCGCGAGCACATCCTCCGCGTGCTCACGCTCACGAAGGGACGCATCTACGGACCGGGTGGCGCGGCGCAGCTGCTGGGCCTCAAGCCCTCCACGCTGCAGAGCCGCATGAAGAAGCTCCGAATCGCTCGGCAGGAACACTTCACCATCGAAGGTCCGACCTGA